The sequence below is a genomic window from Sparus aurata chromosome 6, fSpaAur1.1, whole genome shotgun sequence.
TCAGCGAAGGCAGGGGCCGCCGGGTGAAGCGGTGAGCGGCGCGACACGAGCCGGGTGACGACGACAAGCCCCTCGGCCATCACAGGGAATTAAACCGGAGAGAAAAAACACGTTTAACCCCCGCAAAACACGGCGGCCGACGGTGGAGCGGCGGAACGCGGCTGTCACGAAGCGAGACGACCGGCGGTGGCGGCGGAGGGTGCTGCGCGAGCCGAGCGGTAGTTGGTGCGGCCGTGTGACGTCAGAGCCGCCGGTGCTGTTAAGAGTTCTCAGAATAGACTTCTAGGAAACGGTAAATTTTAAAAGCCAAGCCTTTACACCGCGTCCTTCACACATTAGGATCCCATTCTGGTGACAACACACTCCGCAACCCGCTGCTGCTCAGACTTTTACACGCGTTTAAATTAATtccgttttgtttttgtttttatattttacatccAGTGTTCTTATATAAAACTACACGGACAAGACCTTCGACTCTCTTTCACAGCGTGTACCAGGCGTATTCATGACAAACCGATGTTAATGGTCGCAGTTGATGTTTCGTCTTTTGTTCGAAGCCTCGTCTTATTTCTCTTGAAGAAAGTAAAAACCCGATCGGATTTGAATAACCAGCGGATTCGAGATATAGCATGATTCTTTGTGTGCCAGGGTGAGTTGacctttctttgtttctgttttttctgcgTTGAGAACATGTTATTCTGTTCGTAAAAGTAAAGTGTTTACTCGTATTTTAAAGTCTTTAAATTCCTGGATGTGTGCGGCTGTGAACCGTCTCAGACTGGAGTCTTCACATTCAAAATGCAAAGGCCTGTTAGTCtaattataaaaacaacaaaaaaataaagtctttatttaaaaCCTCTTAATACCAAAAGTGGTAATTAAACAgaacttatttatttaaacaaggAACGTATGACTGAGatgaaaatgttccttttctGGTCAAGATTGCCAAAACATGTCCTGCGTCACCACATCAGaactaaatgaaaatgtgtgaataaaGTTGAAACTGCACCTTTTATTCTTGTTATTTCTCTTCTTATGaactgcaaaaaaaatacaaataaataaataaataaataaacacagtttgGACTCCTGCATTAATATGGAACAATGAAACCTGCTGTGACTGTTTTGTTGGAGTTCTTACATGCTTTTCAAAAccacattttcaatctttttttcaGTCCCAGAGCTCCTCTGCCCACTGCTCCGTCCACTGAAGCCCCGCGGGGCATGCGGGCAGGAACTGTACCTCCTACCCCTTGCCTTCAAAGCACCCCTCCGCTATGGGACCCCGCAAAGGACCTGCGGGCAATCGCCAGCAACTTCTGCTATCTAGAAAATTCAGGTAAAGTATTAAAAGAGTTGAATGTTTGCAGCCTCTGAGGCGCACAAGTGAGATTCTTGGAAAGTCATAAACTGTTCCAGACTCTGTTTGGCACATGGTATTTAGttgaacagtaaaaaagcaCAGCACTGAGTGTTCAGAGTGACTAATATTTaggaatctctgtgtgtgtgtgtgtgtgtgtgtgtgtgtgtgtgtgcaggatggTACTGGGGAGCTGTGACTGCGGCTCAGGCTCACGCTGCGCTTCAAGAGGCGTCTGAAGGAGCTTTTTTGGTACGGGACAGCAGCCACCCTCTGTACATGTTGACCCTCTCGGTCAGGACTGCACGCGGACCCACCAGTATACGGATCCAGTACAGCGGCGCCCAGTTTCTGCTCGACTCCAGCTCCCCGGCCCGGCCCAGCCTGTCGTCGTTCCCCAACGTGCCCAGCCTGGTGCAGCACTACATGGGACCAGAGAGGAAAGCAGAGGAAGGGAAGGTGGAGCAGGAGATGGCTCCTTCAAAACCGTCTCAGCAGACAATTCAGGACACATCTGTGGTATTAAAACTGAAGCGGGCCGTGTACAAGCCCCAAGGCCTCCCCTCGTTACAGCACCTCACACGCCTTGTCATTAACAGACACTCTGACTGCCCCGACCAGCTACCACTCCCGAGGCCTCTGATGCGTTACATAAAGGACTATCCCTTCAAGGTATGATGGCGTTCCTCAAGTCCATTACTATGGCTGTATCTCAGCGGACTGACGACAGGTTGTTTGTGCCTGTAAATGACAATGCTGCTCCAGCAGTTGGAGGCCAGTCACGAAAATACTGGACACAAGGTCATGATTTTGCTGGTGAATTATGTACAAATGAAACGCTGACGTGCCTGGTTAAAGACTTAGTTTGTCGAGGCCCCCAGAGGAACTGAAGTACTGTAATCAACGCTTATCCTATGATGAATGTGGAAATTGTCCATATCCGTTTTACCCTCATCAGTTCTGGATGTACATGCTGTTCCTGAGAAGTACACTAATTCCATTGAGACATCTTTTAcgccattttatttttctcagtaAGACATTTTTTCTACCTTTTACATGTGTACATTTTTCTATTAAAATAAGCAGTTGGAGACTAACCCATTTGTCCTCTAGATCCTTTTGTCTTGTGTTGCTTAAACTGGCACTATTACTCACAGTGTAAAGAGAAATGTTTGTCAGCATCGTGTCATGGTTCTTAACAGCCACATGACGGCTGCTCTTGTGACACTTGTTACGAAATATATTCGCCTTCAATCACCTTTGAAACAGAAAGACTTTGTGGCCTTTGAGCTTCAAGTGTGCGAGACGCAGATTGGGTGAGGAAGTAAAGGCCACGCTGTGTGTTTTTGCTCAACAATGTGTGCAGCCTGCATCTGAGTCAGCGAGTGGACAGGCGAAGGGGAGGACCGCTCATCAGCGGATTCACAGAACTACTGAATGCTTCCTGGGAGGAGGGTGAGATTCTGAGAGGGAGGGTTCTAAGAAAAGCCCTGGTAATTACCTTCAGCTTTGAGCCTGCTTTTGTGCCATCTCGCACACCATTTTTTATTGTGGTTCAGGATGTAATTGCGAATGTTGCAGGATTAAAAGTGCAACCGTGACATGACAATGGTTTGAGCTCCTGCAAATTGTGAATTGTGAGGGATAGAATCGGTGCCAGCATGTGCTTCGGAGACTCAGTGGGGTTAGGGAAGCTGAGGCGACCTGGGCTAAAGCCAGAGTAATAGGATCTCAGTTTCTCAATCCAGATCCAGCTTGTGGTCCTTGTTTGACTTCTCTTTCTGAAGGATGCAAAATCGCGGCctaggaaacaaaaacaaatcagtgtAATAGACTCCTAATTTTGGCTTCCAGTAATGAAAGAACTAAAAACGATGAGTGGATTGAGTTTCATTTTGTAATAAAGTGTagattttaagacttttaaggCCTACGAGATTAATATGTATACTATTTAAGAATGAAATCACGGCAGGTTAAATgaataacaaattaatttaatgaTGCCTGGGTGCAATAAAGGCTGAGAGCTTTTTTTAAACAGACCTGCCGGTGATGTCTTGCTGTGTCTCCACGTAATGCATCTCTTCCACATTCGCCTCCACCCACCGTCGAATGAGCGTGGGGTGCCTGGGGTCCACCTCCAAGTAAACACGACTGTtattcaaccaaaaaaaaacccacaaaaaacaaaaaatgcattcaAATCTAATTATCAGCACGACAGGATTATCAGAAAATAAGCTTGAGATGAGAGCAGTGACACATATCTGGAACTGTATTTACTGGCAGTCTCTTAAAAAGCCTAACTCATTAAAGAGGCAACACGATACGTGTGTTTTTCAGAACATGCTGTTCCTGTGACAAGCCAACGACGCCGTTAGGAATTAAACCCAGGTGGgtttctgtgtgtctctgtgtgtgtgtgtgcttggtgCCGTGCAGTGGAGTTCCTTACCCAGGACTTGATAGGATCTGTGGAGCCAGAGTCAAAATCTGTCTGATCACTCTTAGGCCATCTTTACCTCCATCTAAAGCAGCGTGGTCTTCAAATCTGGGCATACATACAGAAcccatttattatttaaatgtcacataaaacacatttctaggTACACCTAATGCACTGatgcaaatatattttataatttctAAGCACTCCCACAGATTTGACTAAAACCAATATCTATTAAGTACAATTGTATTGCTTTTGCAAAagaattaaaatattattagtttaaatgtatgttaaaCCCCATGTTTAGcatttataaatatattatagTTAATGAAATAGTTTATGGCACATTATGACAAACTACACTGTCTCCAAAGCCAAAATCCACTAAGCCTTTAGCCAAAACTTGGTAAATTCCAGagtcttttatgttttttatgccatagaaatgtattatttaaaaacagaaagagtTCTGAATTAGCAGTTTCTAAGAGCTAATAACCAAACTAAACATTTAACTACACAGAGCACAACTAAAGCAAAAGAGCCAGTtcaagctaaagttagctaatgagataaagataaagttgTTGAAAGCTAAATGTACCTTTCCTAAATTTTTTGTACTTCTTGCAATTGAAATATTCATAAAATACATGTTCTTAACTCACAACTTGATAGTTTTATTTGTTAACCAACATAATAAAGTTGTAGCCACAACATCTTATGGAAAATAAACACTCAGCTAGCCTGCTAAAATAGCCTAGCCGAGTGGAAGTGACTGCAATCTTTGCCCCTGACCTACTTCTAGCTTACTTTTACACCATAGCCGTTCCCTGTGACTGAATTATATCAATATTGGTTAACTAACACTTTGGTAGTCTAATTTGTTACCCAACTTAATAAAGTAGTAGCTAATTGAGCTTCTGCTttagaaaatgagaaaacagtCAGCTAACCTGCTAAAATAGCCTAGCTGAGAGGAAGAGACTGCTATCTCTGCTCAAACATTGGCTAAAGCTAAATGTACTTTCACATTATAGCATCTCCTGTAACTGAAATATATTAGTTAACTAACATCTGGGCAGTTAAATGTGTTACCCAACATAAATAAGTTATCTAAATCAGCTGGTGACAGCAGTGAAATCCAAGACTTTGATGTAGTCAAGCCACTTTTAAGTCACATTTAAGTACATTAAACAGTTGGTTATGTTGCCTtgaaaactgcaaaaaatgcattttgttgATGTAATATACTCTGAAGTTTTCTGAAAACAGAGGACAGTTTTTAGGTCAATGACTTTTTGTTGTAACATGAAAAGACATTATCTATCCATCTGTTACAGAGTGTACCCAGTCAGCATGCAACATGTTCTTCTCAACTGCTGCTTTCTTGAAGTTAGTACCATCTGTCTTTGTAGGTCAAAATGTGGGCAGATAAAAAagattctgtttttgtgtgcttcatttttattatttattaagtgcttataaaataaaataaaaaataatggagAAGAGCTGAAAGTGTTTATTCACCTGGAAATTTCAGGGTCCAATGTCATCATATCCTCTGAGAACAGGTAAGGAGGGTTACTGACCAGAGCTGAAACGCTGCTGCAGAGGCTCAGAAAAGTTTCTGCATCTGACAGAACAGACATGAAAGCTTCTTAGTATCATTAGTGTGTTTAAGCCTGTAATTCAATATGTGCAATGCACTACTTACCCTTACCTTTCATTACGTCTATATGATAAACCTGTAATCTGTCCTGAAGCCCCAACCTGCACAGAACAATCCTTCATCAGACTTAATTCGTGACTCTATAGAGTGATGTGAATGATGTATTTTCGTATGCCAACatggaagttagcatcgccctggttcccgcAACAAAAGGCCTGTGGTATTTTTTAACTGGATTATGGAATGTCGCCAAAAAAATGCTCTGTGGCAACGACGAGTTTATGACGcttacacgttttgttcagcaagatgaTGTCCACAGATAAACAGCACTGTTGTAAATTAAATCACTTGAATTAAAAAAGCTAATGGTAGGCTGCAAACAGActacactgcagtcacatgacttGAACGTCACCACCACTGAGCGTCTTACTTCaccaaaaaacaattaaaaacactcaGACATGAGATGAGGGAACTGGATGTGCAAAAGTTCTTACTAATTTCCATGT
It includes:
- the cisha gene encoding cytokine-inducible SH2-containing protein codes for the protein MILCVPGPRAPLPTAPSTEAPRGMRAGTVPPTPCLQSTPPLWDPAKDLRAIASNFCYLENSGWYWGAVTAAQAHAALQEASEGAFLVRDSSHPLYMLTLSVRTARGPTSIRIQYSGAQFLLDSSSPARPSLSSFPNVPSLVQHYMGPERKAEEGKVEQEMAPSKPSQQTIQDTSVVLKLKRAVYKPQGLPSLQHLTRLVINRHSDCPDQLPLPRPLMRYIKDYPFKV
- the hemk1 gene encoding MTRF1L release factor glutamine methyltransferase isoform X1, whose protein sequence is MWRRCLSAGCRRFGLKGIWGSHAVRRCSAPALPAGRITALQAGDLWRSHFVENGVTEPDHSTHYIIAYLLGAKTIESLEQGKLTELLSREKTEQMWQLCTKRLSRMPVQYVIEEWDFRDLTLKMRSPVFIPRPETEELVELVLRDLEETGVGADEQRTCLEVGCGSGAISLSLLNSLPQLKAIAVDQSQAAVDLTRENASRLGLQDRLQVYHIDVMKGKDAETFLSLCSSVSALVSNPPYLFSEDMMTLDPEISRFEDHAALDGGKDGLRVIRQILTLAPQILSSPGWTPGTPRSFDGGWRRMWKRCITWRHSKTSPAGRDFASFRKRSQTRTTSWIWIEKLRSYYSGFSPGRLSFPNPTESPKHMLAPILSLTIHNLQELKPLSCHGCTFNPATFAITS